One Sphingobacteruim zhuxiongii DNA window includes the following coding sequences:
- a CDS encoding RecQ family ATP-dependent DNA helicase: MEQTSLSVLKQYWGYEKFRPLQEEIIHDVLLGKDTLALMPTGGGKSLCFQVPSLLKDGICIVISPLIALMKDQVENLRKRDIPAIAIFSGMSKREVDIALDNCIFGNIKFLYLAPERLYSDLVQERIRHMKVNLFAIDEAHCISQWGYDFRPSYLELTKLRELHPDVTFLALTATATPRVVSDIQEKLGFKEENVLKKSFRRENLGYMVFNEENKMGRMLRVIKKMGGTGIVYVRNRRETQEVARYLLNHGVPADFYHAGLEMSSRMKKQEAWTKNKTRVIVATNAFGMGIDKPDVRFVIHLDIPDSLEAYYQEAGRAGRDEKKAYPVLLYQQSDRDELWENVELSFPDFTFIQQCYHYLCNYFQIALGAGQGMVFDFDVVEFSKKYKLELLKSISALKFLERDKWLSLSDAVYIPARFKFEVGFQELYKFQVSSVAYDNLIKAILRVYGGVFDYFVPINEFELAKKIGKSVDEVIHMLKMMQQYEMGTYLAKTDKPQLQFLQPRVDYKNLYIDMPFIQARKAFKQEQVKAIYHYLDTKECRSLALQHYFGEQTNEACGVCDLCVTRAFRDNERSKITQEIQQILLANPRTLHDLIDCLSVGKEETRLEVLRELLDSEQVLLKDNLYSWPVF, encoded by the coding sequence ATGGAACAAACAAGTCTTTCTGTCTTAAAACAATACTGGGGATATGAGAAATTTCGTCCGTTGCAGGAAGAGATTATTCACGACGTGCTATTGGGTAAAGATACGCTTGCGTTGATGCCTACGGGCGGAGGGAAATCGCTTTGTTTTCAGGTTCCTAGTTTATTGAAAGATGGGATTTGTATAGTCATCAGCCCTTTGATAGCATTAATGAAGGATCAAGTTGAAAACCTTCGTAAGCGTGATATCCCAGCCATTGCAATTTTCTCAGGAATGTCTAAGCGGGAGGTCGATATTGCCTTAGATAACTGTATTTTCGGAAATATTAAGTTCCTCTATCTAGCTCCCGAGCGACTCTATTCTGATTTAGTTCAAGAACGAATCCGCCATATGAAGGTGAATTTATTCGCGATAGATGAAGCACATTGTATTTCGCAATGGGGATATGATTTCCGACCATCTTACTTAGAGTTAACGAAACTTCGTGAATTACATCCAGATGTTACCTTTTTAGCACTGACGGCTACAGCAACTCCAAGAGTAGTGTCCGATATTCAGGAGAAATTAGGATTCAAAGAGGAGAACGTTCTAAAGAAAAGTTTTCGACGTGAAAACTTAGGATACATGGTTTTCAATGAGGAAAACAAAATGGGGCGGATGCTGCGCGTTATCAAGAAGATGGGAGGGACAGGAATTGTATATGTTCGCAATCGACGTGAAACGCAAGAGGTAGCACGGTATCTATTGAACCATGGTGTCCCAGCAGATTTTTATCATGCCGGTTTAGAAATGTCCTCTCGAATGAAGAAACAAGAGGCATGGACAAAAAATAAAACGCGAGTAATCGTCGCTACCAATGCTTTCGGGATGGGAATAGACAAACCAGACGTTCGATTTGTTATTCATCTCGATATTCCTGATTCACTGGAAGCGTATTATCAAGAAGCTGGACGAGCTGGACGTGACGAAAAGAAAGCCTATCCCGTATTACTTTACCAGCAATCCGATCGCGATGAATTATGGGAAAATGTAGAGCTAAGCTTTCCTGATTTTACCTTTATACAGCAGTGCTATCACTATTTATGTAATTATTTTCAAATTGCTTTAGGAGCAGGACAGGGGATGGTCTTTGATTTTGATGTCGTTGAATTTTCTAAGAAATACAAATTGGAATTGTTGAAATCCATTAGTGCTTTAAAGTTTCTTGAACGTGATAAATGGCTAAGTCTTTCGGATGCGGTCTATATACCTGCACGCTTCAAATTTGAAGTCGGTTTCCAAGAACTCTACAAATTTCAGGTGAGTAGTGTCGCTTATGACAACCTGATCAAAGCAATTCTTCGTGTATATGGAGGGGTATTTGATTACTTTGTACCAATTAATGAATTTGAGCTGGCCAAAAAAATCGGAAAGTCAGTTGACGAAGTTATTCATATGCTCAAAATGATGCAGCAATATGAAATGGGAACTTACCTAGCGAAAACTGACAAACCACAGTTGCAGTTTCTCCAACCTCGGGTAGATTATAAAAACCTATATATCGATATGCCGTTTATTCAAGCTCGTAAAGCTTTCAAACAAGAGCAAGTTAAGGCAATCTACCATTATTTAGATACCAAAGAGTGCCGAAGTCTCGCTTTACAACACTATTTTGGGGAGCAAACGAATGAGGCTTGCGGTGTCTGCGATCTATGTGTTACGCGAGCATTTCGAGACAACGAGCGAAGCAAAATCACCCAAGAAATTCAACAAATACTCCTTGCGAACCCAAGAACACTTCATGACCTAATTGATTGTTTAAGCGTTGGAAAGGAAGAAACAAGACTCGAAGTCCTACGCGAATTATTGGATTCAGAGCAAGTTCTCTTGAAAGACAACCTTTATAGCTGGCCGGTTTTTTAG